One genomic window of Trichosurus vulpecula isolate mTriVul1 chromosome X, mTriVul1.pri, whole genome shotgun sequence includes the following:
- the TENT5D gene encoding terminal nucleotidyltransferase 5D: MSENLDIRFSILSWDQVKMLDQVLSEVIPIHGRGNFPTLEVKTKDIILVVQNELQKRQIIIKDIRLNGSTASHILAKENVTTYKDVDIIFGIGYLGEREFHIVKESLLNRLQDFFPKGVNKEKITSQTMNSAYVQKMVKICNKHDRWSLISLSNNTGKNVEFKFVGSLRRQFEFSVDSFQIILNNLLDVYRDANYVLSEESSPVVVAESVYGDFEKAINHLRHKLISTRNPEEIRGGGLLKYSNLLVREFKPASDTEIKTLERYMCSRFFIDFPDVAEQQKKIESYLHNHFVGEEKSKYDYLMTLRGVVNESTVCLMGHERRQTLNMITIMALKVLGEQNVIPNTANVTCYYQPAPYVTNGNFSSYYMAHGHPFIYQPYPMHIHVQSGLL, encoded by the coding sequence ATGTCTGAAAACTTAGACATCAGATTCAGCATTCTCTCCTGGGATCAAGTTAAAATGCTAGATCAAGTGTTAAGTGAAGTGATACCAATTCATGGAAGAGGAAATTTTCCAACACTGGAAGTGAAAACAAAGGATATCATCCTTGTGGTGCAAAATGAGCTCCAAAAAAGACAGATTATCATCAAAGATATCCGTCTGAATGGTTCAACAGCTAGCCACATCCTTGCAAAAGAGAATGTCACCACTTATAAGGATGTCGACATCATTTTTGGCATTGGGTATCTAGGTGAACGAGAATTTCATATTGTCAAGGAGTCTCTTCTGAATCGTCTGCAAGACTTCTTCCCAAAAGGTGTAAATAAAGAGAAGATCACGTCCCAGACCATGAACAGTGCTTATGTTCAGAAGATGGTGAAAATTTGCAACAAGCATGACCGCTGGAGTCTCATTTCTCTGTCAAACAACACTGGGAAGAACGTGGAATTCAAATTTGTCGGCTCGCTTAGACGTCAGTTCGAATTCAGTGTCGATTCCTTTCAGATCATCCTAAACAACCTTCTAGATGTCTACAGAGATGCCAATTATGTGTTGAGCGAAGAATCCTCCCCTGTTGTTGTGGCAGAGAGCGTATATGGAGACTTCGAAAAAGCAATAAATCATCTTCGACACAAGCTGATTTCCACCAGAAACCCTGAAGAAATTAGAGGTGGAGGCCTTCTCAAGTACAGCAACCTACTAGTCCGTGAATTCAAGCCAGCAAGTGACACAGAAATCAAAACCTTGGAGCGTTACATGTGTTCCAGATTCTTCATTGATTTCCCTGATGTGGCAGAGCAACAAAAGAAGATCGAGTCCTACCTACATAACCATTTCGTAGGTGAAGAGAAGAGCAAATATGACTACCTTATGACCCTGCGTGGTGTTGTCAACGAAAGCACCGTTTGCCTCATGGGGCACGAAAGAAGACAGACCCTGAATATGATCACCATTATGGCTCTAAAAGTGCTTGGAGAACAAAACGTCATACCCAACACAGCCAACGTAACCTGCTATTACCAGCC